One window from the genome of Streptomyces sp. NBC_01476 encodes:
- a CDS encoding YajQ family cyclic di-GMP-binding protein, whose product MADSSFDIVSKVERQEVDNALNQAAKEISQRYDFKNVGASISWSGEKILMEANSEERVKAILDVFETKLVKRGISLKALDAGEPQLSGKEYKIFASIEEGISQDNAKKVAKIIRDEGPKGVKAQVQGDELRVSSKSRDDLQAVQALIKGKDLDFAVQFVNYR is encoded by the coding sequence ATGGCCGACTCCAGTTTCGACATCGTCTCGAAGGTCGAGCGGCAGGAGGTCGACAACGCCCTCAACCAGGCCGCCAAGGAGATCTCCCAGCGGTACGACTTCAAGAACGTCGGGGCGTCGATCTCGTGGTCGGGCGAGAAGATCCTGATGGAGGCGAACTCCGAGGAGCGCGTCAAGGCGATCCTGGACGTCTTCGAGACCAAGCTGGTCAAGCGGGGTATCTCGCTGAAGGCGCTGGACGCGGGTGAGCCGCAGCTCTCCGGCAAGGAGTACAAGATCTTCGCCTCGATCGAGGAAGGCATCTCGCAGGACAACGCCAAGAAGGTCGCGAAGATCATCCGGGACGAGGGCCCGAAGGGTGTGAAGGCCCAGGTCCAGGGTGACGAGCTGCGGGTCAGCTCGAAGAGCCGCGACGACCTCCAGGCGGTACAGGCCCTGATCAAGGGCAAGGACCTGGACTTCGCGGTCCAGTTCGTCAACTACCGCTGA
- a CDS encoding WXG100 family type VII secretion target: protein MARPTDWHNLDLDGDPTPGDVYEITAQGRRFQTFAEDIATAQGLLNNAAKDHALTEWNGKAAEAFRGQIGRLPGQLAKLHDSYGAAGDALIAFARAVELEQSAADGALSQARILRGDLASKQAELGRAKSAAATATAARSKLDHPPAAGNVPPPDPEKVRQATRNVQQAGAHQNQVAGQVAGIQAQLAELRTKATRARDNHGTAVDTLRAKLGEASNAGIHNKGFWDKLAEAAAWSWDFLITVSKWVVAIGGIVLLFVGGPLALIVLVAALLILADTIVKFARGKAGWGDLLFAALDCVPMVGKLAMLAKAGEIGKELGLALKVARAERRFAGVIKVWRMGEDLKGFQKIGFAFAKGMGKDSLKDVMNGGWDKLRQNFLQNLTGNVIGAGTGPLIDKGFSKIPRLVYRMPVSEMSSATRRRFGDLTMAMNGRVEPGKSVIGATRGLVTSVTKQAVGAVFFGDTFDVQAVGIGTATGVGGSGVGYKPGLLPAAKYARP, encoded by the coding sequence ATGGCACGCCCCACCGACTGGCACAACCTGGACCTCGACGGCGACCCCACCCCCGGCGACGTCTACGAGATCACGGCGCAGGGCCGACGCTTCCAGACCTTCGCCGAGGACATCGCCACCGCCCAGGGGTTGCTCAACAACGCCGCCAAGGACCACGCCCTCACCGAGTGGAACGGCAAGGCCGCCGAGGCCTTCCGCGGCCAGATCGGCCGGCTCCCCGGGCAGTTGGCCAAGCTGCACGACTCCTACGGGGCGGCCGGTGACGCGCTGATCGCCTTCGCCAGGGCGGTGGAGCTCGAACAGTCCGCGGCCGACGGCGCGTTGTCGCAAGCGCGCATCCTGCGTGGCGATCTCGCCTCGAAGCAGGCCGAGTTGGGGCGGGCGAAGAGCGCCGCCGCCACCGCGACCGCCGCCAGGTCGAAGCTCGACCACCCGCCGGCGGCCGGGAACGTACCGCCCCCGGATCCGGAGAAGGTGCGCCAGGCCACCCGCAACGTGCAGCAGGCCGGCGCCCATCAGAATCAGGTCGCGGGCCAGGTCGCCGGGATACAGGCCCAGTTGGCGGAGTTGCGGACGAAGGCGACGAGGGCGCGCGACAACCACGGGACGGCGGTGGACACCCTCAGGGCGAAGCTGGGTGAGGCGTCGAACGCGGGTATCCACAACAAGGGGTTCTGGGACAAGCTCGCCGAAGCCGCCGCCTGGTCATGGGACTTCCTCATCACCGTCTCCAAGTGGGTGGTGGCGATCGGCGGCATCGTGCTGCTGTTCGTCGGCGGCCCGCTGGCGCTGATCGTGCTGGTGGCGGCGCTGCTGATCCTGGCCGACACGATCGTGAAATTCGCCCGGGGGAAGGCGGGTTGGGGCGATCTGCTGTTCGCCGCGCTCGACTGCGTACCGATGGTGGGCAAGCTCGCGATGCTCGCGAAGGCGGGAGAGATCGGCAAGGAGCTGGGGCTGGCCCTCAAGGTGGCGAGGGCGGAGCGGAGGTTCGCCGGGGTCATCAAGGTGTGGCGGATGGGCGAGGATCTCAAGGGGTTCCAGAAGATCGGCTTCGCGTTCGCCAAGGGCATGGGCAAGGACAGCCTCAAGGACGTCATGAACGGCGGCTGGGACAAGCTCCGGCAGAACTTCCTGCAGAACCTCACCGGCAATGTCATCGGCGCCGGCACCGGCCCGCTGATCGACAAGGGCTTCTCGAAGATCCCGCGGCTGGTCTACCGCATGCCCGTGTCGGAGATGTCGTCCGCCACCCGGCGGCGGTTCGGCGACCTGACCATGGCGATGAACGGCCGGGTGGAACCGGGCAAGTCCGTCATCGGTGCGACCAGGGGGCTGGTCACCTCGGTCACCAAGCAGGCCGTCGGCGCGGTCTTCTTCGGTGACACGTTCGATGTCCAGGCGGTCGGTATCGGCACGGCCACCGGGGTCGGCGGCTCCGGCGTCGGCTACAAGCCGGGCCTGCTGCCCGCCGCGAAGTACGCCAGGCCGTAG